The Marinilongibacter aquaticus genome has a window encoding:
- a CDS encoding APC family permease, whose amino-acid sequence MAESNKISLLDAMSIGIGGMVGGGIFAVLGLAVSLAKGGTPFAFLFAGLIALITSYSYVKLSSAYPSQGGTVEFINRGFGETVFSGGINNLLWVSYIIMLSLYASAFGSYAPNLFQIVDKETDFHLYASGIVLLATAINYYSIQVVGKIESIAVVIKLIILLSFVALGLYGLIGNPNLSQLSPTQWEKPLGLLTGGMVIFVAYEGFELIANAAPDIVHPEKNIPRAYYYSVTFVIALYIVIAAVTVGSLPFKEIYTAEDYVLAEAAKPLLGKAGFTIITIAALISTFSAINASLYGGSRVSYDIAEDDELPHQLTARLWNQPIGLAITSVATLLLSNLLEIESISTAGSIGFLLIFAIVNSVGYKLSNKVKGNKTIPLLGILLSGVSLLVLIIQQFESNKTGVIVGISLILVCILIEWFYKKRKNEPKS is encoded by the coding sequence ATGGCAGAAAGTAATAAAATAAGTCTGTTGGACGCCATGTCCATCGGCATCGGAGGAATGGTTGGTGGGGGAATTTTCGCGGTACTGGGTTTGGCCGTTTCGTTGGCAAAAGGCGGCACTCCGTTTGCCTTTCTTTTTGCCGGACTTATCGCCCTTATTACCTCCTACAGTTATGTGAAGCTTTCATCGGCTTACCCCTCACAAGGTGGCACTGTAGAGTTCATCAACCGCGGATTTGGCGAGACCGTTTTCAGCGGCGGTATAAACAACCTACTCTGGGTCTCGTATATCATAATGCTTTCGCTTTACGCCTCGGCTTTCGGTTCATATGCTCCAAACCTTTTCCAAATAGTGGATAAAGAAACCGACTTTCATCTGTATGCCAGCGGAATTGTGCTATTGGCCACGGCCATAAACTATTACAGTATTCAAGTGGTGGGAAAAATAGAATCCATTGCCGTGGTCATCAAGCTTATCATTTTGCTTTCGTTTGTGGCCCTGGGCCTTTACGGACTGATCGGTAATCCCAACCTAAGTCAACTGTCTCCCACACAATGGGAAAAGCCTTTGGGGCTTTTGACTGGCGGCATGGTGATTTTTGTGGCTTACGAAGGGTTTGAATTGATTGCCAATGCCGCACCTGATATTGTACATCCCGAAAAGAACATTCCTCGAGCCTATTATTATTCCGTTACTTTCGTCATTGCCCTTTATATTGTGATTGCCGCGGTCACAGTAGGTTCGCTTCCTTTCAAGGAAATTTACACCGCCGAAGATTATGTCTTGGCCGAAGCCGCAAAACCCTTGTTGGGCAAAGCAGGTTTCACTATCATTACAATAGCCGCATTGATTTCCACATTTTCAGCCATCAACGCTTCGTTGTACGGCGGAAGCCGAGTAAGCTACGATATCGCCGAGGACGATGAACTGCCGCATCAATTGACTGCCCGATTATGGAATCAACCTATAGGTTTGGCCATTACTTCTGTGGCCACCTTGCTTTTGAGTAACCTATTGGAAATTGAAAGCATTTCCACCGCCGGAAGCATCGGTTTTTTGCTAATATTCGCTATTGTAAATAGTGTCGGTTATAAACTTTCCAATAAAGTGAAAGGGAATAAAACTATTCCTTTACTGGGCATTTTGCTTTCCGGTGTTTCTCTTTTGGTGCTCATAATACAACAATTTGAAAGCAACAAAACGGGCGTAATTGTAGGAATATCCTTAATTCTTGTCTGCATTTTAATCGAATGGTTTTACAAAAAACGCAAAAATGAACCAAAGTCCTAA
- a CDS encoding tRNA-binding protein: MAEENSALTWNEFMRVEMRVGTILSAEVFEEARNPAYKITIDFGPLGQRKTSAQVTKLYSPEEIIGKQVIAVVNFPPKQIANIMSECLLLGAMGDAKEVTLIEPERAVPNGTRIG, translated from the coding sequence ATGGCAGAAGAGAACTCAGCTCTAACTTGGAACGAATTTATGCGGGTGGAAATGCGGGTGGGTACAATTTTATCTGCCGAAGTTTTTGAAGAAGCCCGAAATCCTGCCTACAAAATCACAATCGATTTTGGCCCATTGGGTCAACGAAAAACCTCTGCTCAAGTGACCAAACTTTATTCACCTGAAGAAATAATCGGGAAACAGGTCATTGCCGTGGTCAATTTCCCGCCCAAACAAATCGCCAATATCATGAGCGAATGTTTGCTTCTTGGGGCAATGGGCGACGCCAAAGAGGTAACGCTTATCGAACCCGAGCGTGCCGTGCCAAACGGAACCCGAATAGGCTAA
- a CDS encoding phosphoribosylanthranilate isomerase: MNQSPKVKICCISSENEAQMAIQYGAAALGLVGPMPSGPGIIDDVLIRQIAKTVPPPISTFLLSSETKADSIIAHYQKVYTTTIQIVDALHENQYQHIREALPHVKLVQVIHVIDQNSVKEAIEVSSHVDAILLDSGNPNLAVKELGGTGRTHDWKLSKEIKERVSVPIFLAGGLNKDNVRRAIDTVEPFGLDLCSGVRSGGNLDERKLEAFFQAIY; encoded by the coding sequence ATGAACCAAAGTCCTAAAGTGAAAATTTGCTGCATCAGCAGCGAAAATGAAGCCCAAATGGCAATCCAATACGGAGCGGCGGCTCTTGGTCTTGTGGGCCCCATGCCCAGTGGCCCGGGTATCATCGACGACGTGCTCATTCGGCAAATTGCCAAAACCGTGCCACCGCCTATTTCTACGTTTCTCCTCAGCAGCGAAACCAAAGCCGATAGCATCATTGCCCATTACCAAAAGGTATATACCACCACTATTCAGATTGTAGACGCCCTGCACGAAAACCAATACCAACACATTCGTGAAGCCTTGCCGCATGTAAAATTGGTACAAGTGATTCATGTCATTGACCAAAACTCGGTAAAAGAGGCCATTGAAGTTTCGTCCCATGTCGATGCCATTTTATTGGATAGCGGAAACCCTAATTTGGCGGTGAAAGAACTCGGGGGAACGGGCCGTACACACGATTGGAAATTGAGTAAAGAAATAAAAGAACGGGTAAGCGTACCGATATTTTTAGCCGGCGGCCTCAACAAAGACAATGTACGCAGGGCAATTGATACGGTAGAGCCTTTCGGACTTGATTTATGCAGTGGCGTGCGTAGCGGGGGCAATCTCGACGAAAGGAAATTGGAAGCTTTCTTTCAAGCTATTTATTAA
- a CDS encoding DUF3575 domain-containing protein, which produces MRKILFILLFLPAVLWAQKLPQNSLKVNATGVLSKMLSVQYERRLGKHWSFNNTFFYRKRSQIPLGNEFDQLAKKYSLGLTGVDFEHIFVDQAHLGVIGYSPELRYYFGERKNRWFLGLFGQFEKFDAIIPASMDATYQGQVIEISKVPISFDIRTSSGGILIGKQFMLAKNLYLDVVIIGPHIGTGNKVYALVQEDLLGQLNESDRQNLEASIYQRFDLNRKYYQVTVTEDKAEINAFRKVPYASIRGFGLNLGFYF; this is translated from the coding sequence TTGCGTAAAATCCTTTTCATCCTACTCTTTCTACCTGCGGTACTTTGGGCACAAAAACTGCCGCAAAACAGCCTGAAAGTAAATGCAACTGGCGTACTTTCGAAAATGCTTTCGGTACAATACGAAAGAAGGCTGGGCAAGCACTGGTCGTTCAACAATACCTTTTTTTACCGCAAACGTTCGCAAATTCCTTTGGGAAACGAATTTGACCAACTGGCGAAAAAATACAGTTTGGGGCTTACGGGTGTGGATTTTGAGCATATTTTTGTCGATCAGGCTCATTTGGGTGTGATTGGCTATTCGCCCGAGCTTCGCTATTATTTTGGTGAGCGGAAAAATCGTTGGTTCTTGGGTTTGTTTGGACAATTCGAGAAGTTCGATGCCATCATTCCCGCCTCGATGGACGCCACTTATCAGGGGCAAGTGATTGAAATTTCGAAAGTGCCCATCTCCTTCGATATCCGCACCAGCTCTGGCGGAATACTCATTGGAAAACAGTTTATGTTGGCCAAAAATCTCTATCTCGATGTGGTCATTATCGGGCCACATATCGGTACCGGAAACAAAGTGTATGCCTTGGTACAGGAAGATCTTCTGGGTCAATTGAACGAAAGCGATCGGCAAAATTTAGAAGCCAGTATCTATCAACGCTTCGACCTGAACCGAAAATATTATCAAGTGACGGTGACTGAAGACAAAGCTGAAATCAATGCCTTTCGTAAAGTTCCGTATGCCAGTATACGTGGTTTTGGGCTGAACTTGGGCTTCTATTTCTAG
- a CDS encoding DUF1648 domain-containing protein encodes MFESNKEQLKPHPNKTKTFDRILDLLAAVGLIALLAYPIGFYPQLPDQIPVHFNFRGAVDALGPKSFIWFIPAIGGLLFLLLNLLNRYPEKINYPPKWRKSETESQYNLARRMLRILKVLIIHILLYLNLHIIQLALDQPNSLHVYTVSILLCLLGCTLFYFLERNRKQ; translated from the coding sequence TTGTTTGAATCCAATAAAGAGCAGTTGAAACCACACCCCAACAAAACCAAAACTTTTGACCGAATCCTCGACCTCCTCGCCGCAGTAGGCCTGATCGCCCTGTTGGCCTATCCCATTGGTTTCTACCCCCAATTGCCCGACCAAATCCCTGTCCATTTCAATTTCAGAGGTGCAGTTGATGCCCTGGGGCCAAAATCATTCATTTGGTTTATTCCAGCCATCGGCGGCCTACTTTTCTTGCTTCTAAACTTGCTCAATCGCTATCCAGAAAAGATTAATTATCCGCCCAAATGGAGGAAAAGCGAAACCGAAAGCCAATACAATTTAGCCAGAAGAATGCTTCGCATTTTGAAAGTGTTGATAATTCATATACTGCTTTATCTCAATCTACACATTATACAATTGGCTTTGGACCAGCCGAATAGCTTGCACGTTTACACTGTATCGATTCTGCTTTGCTTACTCGGCTGCACGCTTTTCTATTTTTTAGAGAGGAATCGGAAGCAATAG
- a CDS encoding cation diffusion facilitator family transporter, translating into MGEHAHHHHHHGHTHAHGTENISMAFWLNLFFTCIELVGGFFTNSVAIMTDALHDFGDSLSLGLAWYFQKKSTKGRDRVFTYGYGRFSLIGALVNSIVLIVGAVLVLSEAIPRLLNPQESDAKGMLLLAVLGILVNGAAVFKLKKGSSLNERAVMLHLLEDVLGWAAVLVGSLFIYFFKWYFIDPLLSVGITGFILFNVYRNLKGVFRVILQGVPEGCDEEEIKTELLKVEGIKELHDLHIWTIDGSHNVLTIHAVMEEGFEAKLLKKEIRHKLHHMEIDHATIEIDGANEDCALADC; encoded by the coding sequence ATGGGAGAGCACGCACATCATCACCATCACCACGGACATACCCATGCCCATGGCACTGAGAATATTTCAATGGCCTTTTGGTTGAATTTATTTTTCACCTGCATCGAGTTGGTGGGTGGCTTTTTTACCAATTCGGTTGCCATCATGACCGACGCTCTGCACGATTTTGGCGACAGTCTTTCTTTGGGGCTGGCTTGGTATTTCCAGAAAAAATCGACGAAAGGCCGAGATCGTGTATTTACCTACGGTTATGGCCGATTCTCTTTGATCGGGGCTTTGGTCAATAGCATTGTGCTTATTGTTGGTGCTGTTTTGGTGCTTTCAGAGGCTATTCCCCGCTTGCTCAATCCGCAAGAAAGCGACGCCAAAGGCATGTTGCTCTTGGCTGTACTGGGCATTTTGGTGAATGGGGCGGCGGTGTTCAAATTGAAAAAAGGGAGCTCTTTGAATGAAAGAGCGGTAATGCTTCATTTGCTTGAAGATGTGTTGGGTTGGGCGGCTGTGTTGGTCGGCAGTTTGTTCATTTATTTTTTCAAATGGTATTTTATCGATCCTCTTTTGTCTGTTGGAATTACGGGTTTTATCCTTTTCAATGTCTACCGAAATCTGAAAGGTGTTTTTCGCGTGATTTTACAGGGTGTGCCCGAGGGCTGCGACGAGGAAGAAATCAAGACCGAATTGCTTAAAGTAGAAGGTATTAAAGAACTGCACGATCTGCATATTTGGACAATCGACGGTAGCCACAATGTACTGACAATTCATGCGGTAATGGAAGAAGGGTTTGAGGCCAAATTATTGAAAAAGGAAATTCGGCATAAACTTCACCACATGGAAATCGACCACGCCACAATTGAAATAGACGGAGCCAATGAAGACTGTGCTCTGGCTGATTGCTAG
- a CDS encoding SRPBCC domain-containing protein: MSKAILFDFKVDKENNKITVDRTFNAPIDLVWAAWTEADILDEWWAPKPWKARTKSMDFKEGGSWLYAMVGPNDETHWARVDYIQIKPEAFFTANDSFCDADGQLNTTMPQNKWHNTFTDQGESSLVNVQITFESLEDLEKIIAMGFKEGFTAGLENLDQYIAAQFYLRKDKKPNNNARVSTYLNFAGNTEEAMLFYKSVFKTEFVRGIQRFSEAPSDPNQPPIDEKLKNMVLHAELPLFGGHVLMATDAPKEMGFTVELGNNMHINLEPESRAEADRIFNALSEGGKISMPMADMFWGAYFGSFTDKFGINWMVNYQKV; the protein is encoded by the coding sequence ATGAGCAAGGCAATTCTTTTTGATTTCAAAGTAGACAAGGAAAACAACAAAATCACTGTTGACCGCACTTTCAATGCTCCCATCGACCTCGTATGGGCCGCCTGGACCGAAGCCGACATTCTGGATGAATGGTGGGCTCCCAAGCCCTGGAAAGCCCGCACCAAAAGCATGGATTTCAAAGAAGGTGGAAGCTGGCTCTATGCCATGGTAGGCCCCAACGACGAAACCCATTGGGCCCGCGTGGACTATATCCAAATCAAGCCCGAGGCGTTTTTTACCGCTAACGACAGTTTTTGCGACGCCGATGGCCAATTGAATACAACCATGCCGCAGAACAAATGGCACAATACTTTCACCGATCAGGGCGAAAGCTCGCTGGTGAATGTGCAGATTACTTTCGAGTCGCTGGAAGATCTCGAAAAAATCATCGCCATGGGCTTCAAAGAAGGCTTTACCGCCGGTCTCGAAAATCTGGATCAATACATTGCCGCCCAATTTTATTTACGAAAAGACAAAAAACCGAACAACAACGCTCGGGTTTCCACTTACCTCAATTTCGCGGGCAATACGGAAGAGGCCATGCTTTTCTACAAATCGGTTTTCAAAACAGAGTTTGTGCGTGGCATTCAACGCTTCAGCGAGGCTCCATCCGATCCAAATCAGCCGCCAATCGACGAAAAGTTGAAAAATATGGTTTTGCATGCCGAACTTCCCCTCTTTGGCGGGCATGTATTGATGGCCACCGATGCCCCTAAAGAGATGGGTTTCACAGTAGAGCTTGGCAACAACATGCACATCAATTTGGAACCCGAATCGCGGGCTGAAGCCGATCGTATTTTCAATGCATTGTCCGAAGGGGGAAAAATCAGCATGCCCATGGCCGACATGTTTTGGGGAGCCTATTTCGGCAGTTTTACCGATAAATTCGGCATCAATTGGATGGTCAATTACCAAAAAGTCTAA
- a CDS encoding saccharopine dehydrogenase family protein: MSKVLIIGAGGVGTVVAHKCALNSDVFTEIMLASRTKSKCDKIAAEIKEMHGVAVATAQVDADVVPELVALIRSFVPKMVINVALPYQDLTIMDACLETGVHYLDTANYEPKDVAKFEYSWQWAYQDRFKEAGLMALLGCGFDPGVTQVFTAYANKHYFDEMHYLDIVDCNAGDHGKAFATNFNPEINIREITQPGRFWEDGDWKEIPAMSIHKPIDYPHIGARESYVLYHEELESLVKNFPTLKRARFWMTFGQAYITHLEVLQNVGMTSIEPIQFQGQEIVPLEFLKAVLPAPDSLGENYKGQTSIGCQIKGVKDGKDRSYYVWNNCDHAEAYKEVRSQAVSYTTGVPAMIGAMLMLTNGEWMKPGVFNCEELNPDPFMEKLNTHGLPWHEKVDIALPHEY, from the coding sequence ATGTCTAAAGTCTTGATTATTGGTGCAGGTGGTGTGGGTACGGTAGTGGCCCATAAATGTGCATTAAACTCGGATGTGTTTACCGAAATCATGTTGGCCAGCCGCACCAAATCGAAGTGCGATAAAATAGCTGCGGAAATCAAAGAAATGCACGGTGTAGCTGTAGCCACGGCACAGGTAGATGCCGATGTGGTACCCGAATTGGTTGCTTTGATCCGTTCTTTTGTTCCGAAAATGGTAATCAATGTGGCTTTGCCCTACCAAGACCTGACCATCATGGATGCCTGTTTGGAAACGGGCGTACACTATCTCGATACCGCCAATTATGAGCCCAAAGATGTGGCCAAATTCGAGTACAGTTGGCAGTGGGCATATCAAGATCGTTTCAAAGAAGCGGGCTTGATGGCACTTTTGGGCTGTGGTTTTGATCCGGGCGTTACACAGGTGTTTACGGCCTATGCCAATAAGCATTATTTTGATGAAATGCATTATTTGGACATCGTGGACTGCAATGCCGGTGACCATGGCAAAGCTTTTGCCACCAATTTCAATCCTGAAATCAATATACGTGAAATCACGCAGCCCGGTAGATTTTGGGAAGATGGCGATTGGAAGGAAATTCCAGCGATGAGTATTCACAAGCCCATCGATTATCCTCACATCGGAGCACGCGAATCGTATGTGCTGTACCACGAAGAGCTCGAATCTTTGGTGAAGAATTTCCCGACATTGAAAAGAGCACGCTTTTGGATGACTTTCGGGCAAGCGTACATTACGCATTTGGAGGTTTTGCAAAATGTGGGCATGACGAGCATCGAGCCCATTCAGTTTCAAGGGCAGGAAATCGTACCTTTGGAATTCTTGAAAGCTGTGTTGCCTGCACCCGATTCATTGGGTGAAAACTACAAGGGACAAACCTCGATCGGTTGTCAGATCAAAGGCGTCAAAGACGGCAAAGACCGTAGCTATTATGTATGGAACAACTGCGACCATGCCGAAGCCTACAAAGAGGTGCGTTCGCAGGCGGTATCGTATACTACGGGAGTGCCAGCGATGATCGGTGCCATGTTGATGCTTACCAATGGAGAGTGGATGAAACCCGGTGTTTTCAATTGTGAAGAATTGAATCCCGATCCGTTTATGGAAAAATTGAATACGCATGGACTGCCTTGGCACGAAAAAGTAGATATTGCTTTACCGCATGAATATTGA
- a CDS encoding ArsR/SmtB family transcription factor gives MRRDIFQAIADPTRRAIIALIAIQAMTPNAIAEHFDSSRQAVSKHLRILTECELVNQNQEGREIYYQLKIDKMKEIDEWLEQFRRIWENRFNQLDDILLKLKANKK, from the coding sequence ATGAGGAGAGATATTTTTCAGGCCATCGCCGACCCCACGCGTAGGGCAATTATTGCTCTTATCGCCATACAAGCCATGACACCCAATGCCATTGCCGAACACTTTGACAGCAGCAGACAGGCGGTGTCGAAACACTTACGCATTTTGACCGAGTGCGAATTGGTAAACCAAAATCAGGAAGGAAGGGAAATTTACTATCAATTAAAGATCGACAAAATGAAAGAAATAGACGAATGGCTGGAGCAATTCAGAAGAATCTGGGAAAACCGTTTCAATCAACTCGATGACATATTGTTAAAACTTAAAGCAAACAAAAAATGA
- a CDS encoding aldehyde dehydrogenase family protein: MDTETSIRPKETESNEISRLFDLQRKQQYKVSQSGPKERKAKLNRLEKAIWQYRSAIQEALYKDFKKHPSEVDLSEIYPVLGEIRYAKKRLKTWMGTNRRKTPFALLGASSRILYEPKGVVLIISPWNFPFNLSFGPMVSAIAAGNCILLKPSEMTPHISTLMGKILSEIFDECEVAVIQGGVETSTALLKLPFNHIFFTGSPQVGKIVMQAAAQNLCSVTLELGGKSPSIVDETAKLSAAARRLCWGKFLNNGQVCIAPDHLYVHRDVLAPFLEEIKKQIIQFYSEDPSQEIAYNRIVNEKHFERLEAYLKEAVGNGGKVEIGGQTNANEKYIAPTLISNIPPHTRIMHEEIFGPLMPIIAYDSLEEVVSDIRSREKPLALYIFSRSKKNTEFLLSNTRAGGTCINHNVLHFFNPHLGFGGSNHSGIGRGHGDEGFKAFSNSRGILQQHMPNATDFLIPPYTDLKKKLIELTLKWF, encoded by the coding sequence ATGGACACAGAGACCAGCATCAGACCAAAGGAAACCGAAAGCAATGAAATTTCCCGCCTTTTCGATTTACAGCGAAAACAACAATACAAGGTTTCGCAATCGGGGCCAAAGGAGCGAAAAGCCAAACTGAATCGTTTGGAAAAAGCCATTTGGCAATACCGCTCGGCGATACAAGAGGCTTTGTACAAAGATTTCAAAAAACACCCCTCTGAGGTCGATCTCTCCGAAATATATCCCGTATTGGGTGAGATAAGGTACGCCAAAAAAAGACTGAAAACTTGGATGGGCACCAACAGAAGGAAAACGCCTTTCGCTTTGCTGGGTGCAAGTTCTCGCATATTGTACGAGCCCAAAGGCGTGGTACTCATTATTTCCCCTTGGAATTTCCCCTTCAATCTGTCCTTTGGCCCTATGGTTTCGGCCATTGCGGCAGGCAACTGTATTCTGCTCAAACCCTCGGAAATGACGCCGCATATTTCTACCCTGATGGGAAAAATACTGTCCGAAATTTTCGATGAATGCGAAGTTGCCGTGATCCAAGGTGGCGTAGAAACCTCCACCGCCCTGCTCAAACTGCCTTTCAACCATATCTTTTTTACGGGATCGCCACAAGTGGGCAAAATTGTGATGCAGGCCGCTGCCCAAAACCTTTGCTCGGTTACCCTAGAATTGGGCGGAAAATCGCCCAGCATTGTCGACGAAACCGCCAAGCTCTCTGCCGCAGCCCGGAGACTTTGTTGGGGCAAATTTTTGAACAACGGACAGGTGTGCATTGCTCCCGATCACCTCTATGTACACAGAGACGTCTTGGCTCCTTTTCTCGAAGAAATAAAAAAACAGATTATTCAGTTTTATTCCGAAGACCCCTCTCAGGAAATAGCCTACAACCGCATTGTAAACGAAAAGCACTTTGAACGCCTTGAGGCTTACCTGAAAGAAGCGGTGGGAAATGGCGGGAAAGTGGAAATTGGAGGCCAAACGAATGCAAACGAGAAATACATTGCCCCCACTCTTATTTCAAATATCCCGCCGCATACTCGCATTATGCACGAAGAAATATTCGGCCCGCTCATGCCTATAATTGCCTACGATTCGCTGGAAGAAGTGGTTTCGGATATTCGCAGCCGAGAAAAGCCATTGGCCCTGTATATTTTCAGTCGATCTAAAAAGAACACCGAGTTTTTGCTTTCCAATACGCGAGCAGGAGGCACCTGCATCAATCACAATGTCTTGCATTTCTTCAATCCTCATTTGGGTTTTGGAGGCAGCAACCACAGCGGCATTGGCCGTGGGCATGGCGACGAAGGCTTTAAAGCATTTTCCAATTCGAGGGGCATTTTACAACAACACATGCCCAATGCTACCGATTTTCTGATTCCACCTTATACCGATTTGAAAAAGAAATTGATCGAACTTACCCTTAAATGGTTTTAA
- a CDS encoding threonine aldolase family protein, translating into MPIDFRSDTVTRPTAAMKEAMFAAPLGDDVFGDDPSINALEEKVAKLFGMEAALFCSSGTLANQLAIKTHTQPGENVICHKDAHIFLYEGGGIAANAFCSVTLLDGPRGLITADALKNAIEPDNIHHAKQSLVSLENTMNKGGGACYDFAEIQRIADLCKENKLKLHLDGARLFNALVESKESPADYGRVFDSISICLSKGLGCPVGSVLVGKKDFISAARKQRKTWGGGWRQAGLLAAAGIYALDEHVERLKEDHRRAQEIGQTLENLPYVAGVLPIETNIIIFELKDSVSPNGFVMELAKHKILAVTFGKKAVRFVTHLDINDHHIVELKRVLSQLDFA; encoded by the coding sequence ATGCCCATAGATTTCAGAAGCGATACCGTCACACGCCCCACCGCAGCCATGAAAGAAGCCATGTTTGCAGCTCCATTGGGCGACGATGTCTTCGGCGACGACCCCAGCATCAATGCTCTCGAGGAAAAAGTCGCGAAACTTTTTGGCATGGAAGCAGCCCTTTTCTGCTCCAGCGGCACATTGGCCAATCAGCTGGCTATAAAAACGCATACTCAACCGGGCGAGAATGTCATTTGCCACAAAGACGCCCACATTTTTCTTTATGAAGGCGGCGGCATTGCGGCCAATGCCTTTTGCAGCGTCACCCTTTTGGATGGCCCGCGTGGACTGATTACTGCCGATGCACTAAAAAATGCCATCGAACCAGACAACATCCATCACGCGAAACAAAGCTTGGTTTCACTGGAAAATACAATGAACAAAGGGGGCGGAGCCTGTTATGATTTTGCCGAAATTCAACGCATTGCCGATCTCTGCAAGGAAAACAAACTGAAGCTGCATCTCGACGGAGCACGGCTTTTCAATGCTTTGGTCGAATCCAAAGAAAGTCCGGCGGACTACGGCCGTGTTTTCGATAGTATTTCCATTTGCCTGTCCAAAGGTTTGGGTTGCCCTGTCGGCTCGGTCTTGGTCGGTAAAAAAGACTTTATTTCGGCGGCCCGTAAACAAAGGAAAACGTGGGGAGGCGGCTGGCGACAAGCTGGATTGCTCGCTGCTGCCGGAATTTATGCCCTGGACGAGCATGTCGAAAGGTTGAAAGAAGACCACCGAAGAGCCCAAGAAATAGGGCAAACCTTAGAGAATTTGCCTTATGTGGCTGGTGTACTGCCCATTGAAACCAATATCATAATATTTGAGTTAAAAGATAGCGTTTCGCCCAATGGCTTCGTTATGGAGTTGGCCAAACACAAAATATTGGCCGTGACTTTTGGCAAGAAAGCCGTCCGATTTGTCACACATCTTGATATAAACGATCATCATATTGTCGAACTAAAACGAGTGTTATCTCAGCTAGACTTTGCGTAA